One genomic segment of Acanthochromis polyacanthus isolate Apoly-LR-REF ecotype Palm Island chromosome 9, KAUST_Apoly_ChrSc, whole genome shotgun sequence includes these proteins:
- the LOC127535537 gene encoding E3 ubiquitin/ISG15 ligase TRIM25-like, translating to MAQEGVQLDQETFSCSICLDLLKDPVTIPCGHSYCMTCINTHWDGEDQEGIHSCRQCRKTFRPRPDLAKNIMLAALVEELKKTGLQAAPADHHYAGPEDVSCDFCTGRKRKAVKSCLFCPASYCENHLQPHYDVPPLKKHQLVEPSKNLQENICSRHDEVMKMFCRTDQQSICYLCSVEEHKGHDTVSAAAEDTERQKELEVSRLNIQQRIQDRQTDVKLLQQELKDIKVSADKTVEDSEEMFRELIHLIQNRSSEVEQQIRSQQVIEENRVRELQEKLEQEIRDLERKDAELKQLSDTPDHSQFLHNYPSVSALSESTHSSSISIRPLRHFEDVVKDVKEVKEEIQEVLKDTWECTSQMISLPDVLLSQPQPTTRADFLRYSCGFSLDPDTAHPQLFFSNGDRKVSVVEYSVNHPYHPDRFSFYYQVLSKDCLIGRSYWEVEMTGLVNVAVAYKSIRRLADESAFGMFDDSWSLESYNNSFEFMHDGVRTPVSGPRSSRIGVYLDHSAGILSFYSVSETMTLLHTVQTTFTEPLYPGLSLYCTGVTAEIII from the coding sequence ATGGCTCAGGAAGGAGTTCAGCTGGACCAAGAAACCTTCTCTTGTTCCATCTGTCTGGATCTACTGAAGGATCCGGTGACTATTCCCTGTGGACACAGCTACTGTATGACATGTATTAATACCCACTGGGATGGAGAGGACCAGGAGGGAATCCACAGCTGCCGTCAGTGCAGGAAGACTTTCAGACCGAGGCCTGATCTGGCGAAAAACATCATGTTAGCAGCTTtagtggaggagctgaagaagactgGACTCCAAGCTGCTCCTGCTGACCACCACTATGCTGGACCTGAAGATGTGTCCTGTGATTTCTGCactgggaggaagaggaaggctgTCAAGTCCTGTTTGTTCTGTCCAGCGTCTTACTGTGAGAATCACCTTCAGCCTCACTATGATGTACCTCCATTGAAGAAACACCAGCTGGTGGAGCCCTCCAAGAAcctccaggagaacatctgctctcgTCATGATGAggtgatgaagatgttctgtcGTACTGATCAGCAGTCTATCTGttatctctgctctgtggaggaACATAAAGGCCACGACACagtctcagctgcagcagaagatactgagaggcagaaagagctggaggtgagtcgactgaacatccagcagagaatccaggacagacagacagacgtgaAGCTGCTTCAACAGGAGCTGAAGGACATCAAGGTCTCTGCTGATAAAACAGTGGAGGACAGTGAGGAGATGTTCAGAGAGCTGATCCATCTGATCCAGAACAGAAGCTctgaggtggagcagcagatcagatcccAGCAGGTGATTGAAGAGAATCGAGTCAGAGAGCttcaggagaagctggagcaggagatcaGGGATCTGGAGAGGAAAGACgctgagctgaagcagctcTCAGATACACCAGATCACAGCCAGTTTCTCCACAACTACCCCTCAGTGTCAGCACTCAGTGAGTCCACACACTCATCCAGCATCAGCATCCGTCCTCTGAGACACTTTGAGGACGTGGTAAAAGATGTGAAAGAGGTCAAGGAAGAAATACAGGAAGTTCTGAAGGATACCTGGGAATGCACCTCGCAGATGATCTCTCTTCCAGATGTTTTACTGTCACAGCCACAACCAACAACCAGAGCTGATTTCTTAAGATATTCATGTGGCTTCAGTCTAGATCCAGACACAGCACACccacagctgtttttttctaatGGAGACAGAAAAGTATCGGTGGTGGAATACAGTGTGAATCATCCTTatcatccagacagattcaGTTTTTACTATCAGGTTCTGAGCAAAGATTGTCTGATTGGACGTtcttactgggaggtggagatGACAGGGTTAGTTAATGTAGCAGTCGCATACAAGAGTATCCGCAGATTAGCAGATGAAAGTGCATTTGGGATGTTTGATGATTCCTGGTCATTAGAGTCTTATAACAACAGTTTTGAGTTCATGCACGATGGCGTCCGAACTCCTGTCTCAGGTCCTCGGTCCTCCAGAATAGGAGTTTATCTGGATCACAGTGCAGGtattctgtccttctacagcgtctctgaaaccatgactctcctccacacagtccagaccacattcactgagcCGCTATATCCTGGACTCTCGCTTTATTGTACTGGAGTCACAGCTGAGATcattatttga
- the LOC127535561 gene encoding tripartite motif-containing protein 16-like protein, whose amino-acid sequence MQDRLKDTWTSVCQIISLPDFLVPKPEPKTRVGFLRYSRDITLDPNTKLVLSDGDRKVTAVKKHQSYPDHPDRFSFYLQVLSRESLTGRCFWEVEMTGGHVAVAYKSISRAGKGKKYNFGRNDKSWALNCNPNSDGFWFNNTKTPVSGPQSSRIGVYLDHSAGILSFYSVSETMTLLHRVQTTFTEPLHAGIWVEKSAEILKLK is encoded by the coding sequence ATGCAGGACAGACTGAAGGACACCTGGACAAGCGTCTGTCAGATAATCTCTCTTCCAGATTTTTTAGTGCCAAAACCAGAACCAAAGACCAGAGTTGGATTCTTAAGATATTCACGTGACATCactctggatccaaacacaAAGCTGGTTTTATCTGATGGAGACAGAAAAGTAACAGCAGTGAAAAAACATCAGTcttatcctgatcatccagacagattcagtttttatttgcagGTTTTGAGCAGagagagtctgactggacgTTGTTTCTGGGAGGTGGAGATGACAGGAGGTCATGTAGCAGTCGCATACAAGAGCATCAGCAGAGCAGGGAAAGGGAAGAAGTATAATTTTGGACGTAATGACAAATCCTGGGCATTAAATTGTAACCCAAACAGCGATGGATTTTGGTTCAACAACACTAAAACTCCTGTCTCAGGTCCTCAGTCCTCCAGAATAGGAGTTTATCTGGATCACAGTGCAGGtattctgtccttctacagcgtctctgaaaccatgactctcctccacagagtccagaccacattcactgagcCGCTACATGCTGGAATCTGGGTGGAAAAATCTGCTGAGATcctgaaactgaaataa
- the LOC127535535 gene encoding tripartite motif-containing protein 16-like: MAQEGVQLERETFSCSICLDLLKDPVTIPCGHSYCMTCINTHWDGEDQKGIHSCPQCRKTFRPRPDLEKNTMLAALVEELKKTGLQAAPADHHYAGPEDVSCDFCTGRKRKAVKSCLFCPASYCEKHLQPHYDVPPLKKHKLVEPSKNLQENICSRHDEVKKMFCRTDQQLICYLCSVEEHKGHDTVLAAAERTERQKELEVSRLNIQQRIQDRRKDVKLLQQELKDIKVSADKTLDDSWKILAAVACLIKNSSNVLHGQIRSQQETEDSRVRELQKKLEQEIRDLERKDTELKQLSDTPDHSQFLHNYPSVSALSESTHSSSISIRPLRHFEDVVTLLEELKEEMQDRLKDTWTSVCQIISLPDFLVPEPEPGSGLEPKTRAGFLRYSRDITLDPNTANTNLFLSHGDRKITAANHQQSYPDHPDRFSGFSQVLSRESLTGRCYWEVEMTARGFSIAVSYKSINRAENDHMFGCNDKSWALRSLYDLFTFVYNNTITPISGPHSSRIGVYLDHSAGILSFYSVSETMTLLHTVQTTFTEPLHAGILLYCTGDKAEIII; this comes from the coding sequence ATGGCTCAGGAAGGAGTTCAGCTGGAACGAGAAACCTTCTCTTGTTCCATCTGTCTGGATCTACTGAAGGATCCGGTGACTATTCCCTGTGGACACAGCTACTGTATGACATGTATTAATACCCACTGGGATGGAGAGGACCAGAAGGGAATCCACAGCTGCCCTCAGTGCAGGAAGACTTTCAGACCGAGGCCTGACCTGGAGAAAAACACCATGTTAGCAGCTTtagtggaggagctgaagaagactgGACTCCAAGCTGCTCCTGCTGACCACCATTATGCTGGACCTGAAGATGTGTCCTGTGATTTCTGCactgggaggaagaggaaggctgTCAAGTCCTGTTTGTTCTGTCCAGCGTCTTACTGTGAGAAGCACCTTCAGCCTCACTATGATGTACCTCCATTGAAGAAACACAAGCTGGTGGAGCCCTCCAAGAAcctccaggagaacatctgctctcgTCATGATGAGGTGAAGAAGATGTTCTGTCGTACTGATCAGCAGCTGATCTGTTATCTCTGTTCTGTGGAGGAACATAAAGGCCACGACACAGTCttagctgcagcagaaaggactgagaggcagaaagagctggaggtgagtcgactgaacatccagcagagaatccaggacaGACGGAAAGATGTGAAGCTGCTTCAACAGGAGCTGAAGGACATCAAGGTCTCTGCTGATAAAACATTAGATGACAGCTGGAAGATATTAGCGGCGGTGGCTTGTCTCATCAAGAACAGTAGCAATGTGCTGCATGGGCAGATCAGATCCCAGCAGGAGACTGAAGATAGTCGAGTCAGAGAGCTTCAGaagaagctggagcaggagatcaGGGATCTGGAGAGGAAAGACACTGAGCTGAAGCAGCTCTCAGATACACCAGATCACAGCCAGTTTCTCCACAACTACCCCTCAGTGTCAGCACTCAGTGAGTCCACACACTCATCCAGCATCAGCATCCGTCCTCTGAGACACTTTGAGGACGTGGTAACACTTCTGGAAGAGCTCAAGGAAGAAATGCAGGACAGACTGAAGGACACCTGGACAAGTGTCTGTCAGATAATCTCTCTTCCAGATTTTTTAGtgccagaaccagaaccaggatcaggacTAGAACCAAAGACCAGAGCTGGATTCTTAAGATATTCCCGTGACATCactctggatccaaacacagcaaacacaaacctgtttttatctcatggagacagaaaaataacagcagcGAATCACCAGCAGTcttatcctgatcatccagacagattcaGTGGATTTTCTCAGGTTCTGAGCAGagagagtctgactggacgttgttactgggaggtggagatGACAGCAAGAGGATTTTCTATAGCAGTCTCATACAAGAGTATCAACAGAGCAGAAAATGATCATATGTTTGGATGTAATGACAAATCCTGGGCATTACGATCTTTATACGATCTTTTTACATTTGTGTACAACAACACCATCACTCCCATCTCAGGTCCTCATTCCTCCAGAATAGGAGTCTACCTGGATCACAGTGCAGGtattctgtccttctacagcgtctctgaaaccatgactctcctccacacagtccagaccacattcactgagcCGCTACATGCTGGAATCTTGCTTTATTGTACTGGAGACAAGGCTGAGATCATTATCTGA
- the LOC127535536 gene encoding E3 ubiquitin/ISG15 ligase TRIM25-like, producing MAQEGVQLDQETFSCSICLDLLKDPVTIPCGHSYCMTCINTHWDGEDQEGIHSCRQCRKTFRPRPDLAINIMLAALVEELKKTGLQAAPADHHYAGPEDVACDFCTGRKRKAVKSCLFCPASYCENHLQPHYDVPPLKKHKLVEPSKNLQENICSRHDEVMKMFCCTDQQLICYLCSVEEHKGHDTVSAAAEDTERQKELEVSRLNIQQRIQDRQKDVKLLQQELKDIKVSADKTVEDSEEMFRELIHLIQNRSSEVEQQIRSQQVIEENRVKELQEKLEQEIRDLERKDAELKQLSDTPDHSQFLHNYPSVSALSESTHSSSISIRPLRHFEDVVKDVKEVKEAMQEVLTDSWECTSQMISLPDVLLSQPQPTTRADFLRYSCGFSLDPDTAHPQLFFSNGDRKVSVVEYSVNHPYHPDRFSFYYQVLSKDCLIGRSYWEVEMTGLVNVAVAYKTVSRSADKSAFGMFDDSWSLESYNNSFEFMHDGVRTPVSGPRSSRIGVYLDHSAGILSFFSVSETVTLLHTVQTTFTEPLYPGLSLYCTGVTAEIII from the coding sequence ATGGCTCAGGAAGGAGTTCAGCTGGACCAAGAAACCTTCTCTTGTTCCATCTGTCTGGATCTACTGAAGGATCCGGTGACTATTCCCTGTGGACACAGCTACTGTATGACGTGTATTAATACCCACTGGGATGGAGAGGACCAGGAGGGAATCCACAGCTGCCGTCAGTGCAGGAAGACTTTCAGACCGAGGCCTGATCTGGCGATAAACATCATGTTAGCAGCTTtagtggaggagctgaagaagactgGACTCCAAGCTGCTCCTGCTGACCACCACTATGCTGGACCTGAAGATGTGGCCTGTGATTTCTGCactgggaggaagaggaaggctgTCAAGTCCTGTTTGTTCTGTCCAGCGTCTTACTGTGAGAATCACCTTCAGCCTCACTATGATGTACCTCCATTGAAGAAACACAAGCTGGTGGAGCCCTCCAAGAAcctccaggagaacatctgctctcgTCATGATGAggtgatgaagatgttctgttGTACTGATCAGCAGCTGATCTGttatctctgctctgtggaggaACATAAAGGCCACGACACagtctcagctgcagcagaagatactgagaggcagaaagagctggaggtgagtcgactgaacatccagcagagaatccaggacagacagaaagatgtgAAGCTGCTTCAACAGGAGCTGAAGGACATCAAGGTCTCTGCTGATAAAACAGTGGAGGACAGTGAGGAGATGTTCAGAGAGCTGATCCATCTGATCCAGAACAGAAGCTctgaggtggagcagcagatcagatcccAGCAGGTGATTGAAGAGAATCGAGTCAAAGAGCttcaggagaagctggagcaggagatcaGGGATCTGGAGAGGAAAGACgctgagctgaagcagctcTCAGATACACCAGATCACAGCCAGTTTCTCCACAACTACCCCTCAGTGTCAGCACTCAGTGAGTCCACACACTCATCCAGCATCAGCATCCGTCCTCTGAGACACTTTGAGGACGTGGTAAAAGATGTGAAAGAGGTCAAGGAAGCAATGCAGGAAGTTCTGACGGACTCTTGGGAATGCACCTCACAGATGATCTCTCTTCCAGATGTTTTACTGTCACAGCCACAACCAACAACCAGAGCTGATTTCTTAAGATATTCATGTGGCTTCAGTCTAGATCCAGACACAGCACACccacagctgtttttttctaatGGAGACAGAAAAGTATCGGTGGTGGAATACAGTGTGAATCATCCTTatcatccagacagattcaGTTTTTACTATCAGGTTCTGAGCAAAGATTGTCTGATTGGACGTtcttactgggaggtggagatGACAGGGTTAGTTAATGTAGCAGTCGCATACAAGACTGTCAGCAGATCAGCAGATAAAAGTGCATTTGGGATGTTTGATGATTCCTGGTCATTAGAGTCTTATAACAACAGTTTTGAGTTCATGCACGATGGCGTCCGAACTCCTGTCTCAGGTCCGCGGTCCTCCAGAATAGGAGTTTATCTGGATCACAGTGCAGGTATTCTGTCCTTCTTCAGCGTCTCTGAAACCGTGACTCTCCTCCACACagtccagaccacattcactgagcCGCTATATCCTGGACTCTCGCTTTATTGTACTGGAGTCACAGCTGAGATcattatttga
- the LOC110971619 gene encoding tripartite motif-containing protein 16-like codes for MAQEGVQLDQETFSCSICLDLLKDPVTIPCGHSYCMTCINTHWDGEDQKGIHSCPQCRKTFRPRPDLEKNIMLAALVEELKKTGLQAAPADHHYAGPEDVACDFCTGRKRKAVKSCLVCLASFCEKHLQPHYDVPPMKKHQLVEPSKNLQENICSRHDEVKKMFCRTDQQSICYLCSVDQHKGHDTVSAAAERTERQKELEVSRLNIQQRIQDRQKDVKLLQQELKDIKVSADKTVEDSEEMFRELIHLIQNRSSEVEQQIRSQQVIEESRVKELQEKLEQEIRDLERKDAELKQLSDTPDHSQFLHNYPSVSALSESTHSSSISIRPLRHFEDVTAAVSELRGKVEDVLKDTWTNISLTVTQPGVLVPEPEPEPKTRVEFLRYSCDITLDPDTAFVWLVLSDGDRKVTAVNQHQYYPDHPDRFSFYRQVLSRESLTGRCYWEVEMTGTGHVAVAYKTVSRSGDESAFGMFDDSWSLDSCNNSFEFMHDGIQTPVSGPWSSRIGVYLDHNAGILSFFSVSETMTLLHTVQTTFTEPLHAGIWLFFNGDTAEILKLK; via the coding sequence ATGGCTCAGGAAGGAGTTCAGCTGGACCAAGAAACCTTCTCTTGTTCCATCTGTCTGGATCTACTGAAGGATCCGGTGACTATTCCCTGTGGACACAGCTACTGTATGACGTGTATTAATACCCACTGGGATGGAGAGGACCAGAAGGGAATCCACAGCTGTCCTCAGTGCAGGAAGACTTTCAGACCGAGGCCTGAcctggagaaaaacatcatgtTAGCAGCTTtagtggaggagctgaagaagactgGACTCCAAGCTGCTCCTGCTGATCACCATTATGCTGGACCTGAAGATGTGGCCTGTGATTTCTGCactgggaggaagaggaaggctgTCAAGTcctgtttggtttgtttggcCTCTTTCTGTGAGAAACACCTTCAGCCTCACTATGATGTACCTCCAATGAAGAAACACCAGCTGGTGGAGCCCTCCAAGAAcctccaggagaacatctgctctcgTCATGATGAGGTGAAGAAGATGTTCTGTCGTACTGATCAGCAGTCTATCTGttatctctgctctgtggaccAACATAAAGGCCACGACACagtctcagctgcagcagaaaggactgagaggcagaaagagctggaggtgagtcgactgaacatccagcagagaatccaggacagacagaaagatgtgAAGCTGCTTCAACAGGAGCTGAAGGACATCAAGGTCTCTGCTGATAAAACAGTGGAGGACAGTGAGGAGATGTTCAGAGAGCTGATCCATCTGATCCAGAACAGAAGCTctgaggtggagcagcagatcagatcccAGCAGGTGATTGAAGAGAGTCGAGTCAAAGAGCttcaggagaagctggagcaggagatcaGGGATCTGGAGAGGAAAGACgctgagctgaagcagctcTCAGATACACCAGATCACAGCCAGTTTCTCCACAACTACCCCTCAGTGTCAGCACTCAGTGAGTCCACACACTCATCCAGCATCAGCATCCGTCCTCTGAGACACTTTGAAGAcgtgacagcagctgtgtcaGAGCTCAGAGGTAAAGTAGAGGACGTTCTGAAGGACACCTGGACAAACATCTCACTGACAGTCACTCAGCCAGGTGTTTTAGtgccagaaccagaaccagaaccaaagaCCAGAGTTGAATTCTTAAGATATTCATGTGACATCACTCTGGATCCAGACACAGCATTCGTATGGCTGGTTTTATCTGATGGAGACAGAAAAGTAACAGCAGTGAATCAACATCAGTattatcctgatcatccagacagattcaGTTTTTACCGTCAGGTTCTGAGCAGagagagtctgactggacgttgttactgggaggtggagatGACAGGGACAGGTCATGTAGCAGTCGCATACAAGACTGTCAGCAGATCAGGAGATGAAAGTGCATTTGGGATGTTTGATGATTCCTGGTCATTAGACTCTTGTAACAACAGTTTTGAGTTCATGCATGATGGCATCCAAACTCCTGTCTCAGGTCCTTGGTCCTCCAGAATAGGAGTTTATCTGGATCACAATGCAGGTATTCTGTCCTTCTTCAGCGTCTCTGAAACCATGACTCTCCTCCACACagtccagaccacattcactgagcCGCTACATGCTGGAatctggcttttttttaatggagaCACTGCTGAGATcctgaaactgaaataa